From a single Streptomyces sp. NBC_00377 genomic region:
- a CDS encoding LLM class F420-dependent oxidoreductase, with product MVQIGYTMMTEQAGPRDLVDHVVRAEEAGFDFSVTSDHYFPWLRAQGHAPYAWSVLGAAAQATSRIPLMTYVTCPTFRYHPAVVAQKAATMQLLSEGRFRLGLGSGENLNEHVVGGGWPSVDVRHEMFEEAVEIIRALFEGGHVTRHGTHYDVDSARLWDLPDEPPPIGIAVSGERSCRLAGRLGDLVIATEPKPGLLESFDRNGGEGKPRVGQLPVCHDPDRETALKRAHAQFRWFGNGWKVNSELPHPDSFESATQFVTPDDVASSIPCGDDPDDFVEAVRPYVEAGFTEVALVQIGGDSQPAYLDWSEKTLLPALRNAFA from the coding sequence ATGGTGCAAATCGGGTACACGATGATGACCGAACAGGCAGGCCCTCGGGACCTGGTCGACCACGTGGTGCGGGCCGAGGAGGCGGGCTTCGACTTCTCGGTGACCTCGGACCACTACTTCCCTTGGCTGCGCGCGCAGGGCCACGCGCCGTACGCGTGGAGCGTGCTCGGCGCCGCCGCGCAGGCCACGTCGCGCATTCCGCTGATGACGTACGTGACGTGTCCGACGTTCCGCTACCACCCGGCGGTGGTGGCGCAGAAGGCCGCCACGATGCAGCTGCTGTCCGAGGGGCGTTTCCGGCTGGGGCTGGGCTCGGGCGAGAACCTCAACGAGCATGTGGTGGGCGGCGGCTGGCCCTCCGTGGACGTGCGGCACGAGATGTTCGAGGAGGCCGTGGAGATCATCCGCGCGCTCTTCGAGGGCGGGCATGTGACGCGGCACGGCACGCACTACGACGTGGACTCGGCCCGGCTGTGGGACCTGCCCGACGAGCCGCCGCCGATCGGCATCGCCGTCTCCGGCGAGCGGTCCTGCCGCCTCGCGGGCCGGCTGGGCGACCTCGTGATCGCCACCGAGCCCAAGCCGGGCCTGCTGGAGTCGTTCGACCGCAACGGCGGCGAGGGCAAGCCGCGCGTCGGTCAGCTTCCGGTCTGCCACGATCCCGACCGGGAGACGGCGCTGAAGCGCGCACACGCCCAGTTCCGCTGGTTCGGCAACGGCTGGAAGGTGAACTCCGAACTGCCCCACCCGGACTCCTTCGAGTCGGCGACCCAGTTCGTGACCCCCGACGACGTCGCCTCCTCGATCCCCTGCGGCGACGACCCGGACGACTTCGTCGAGGCCGTCCGTCCCTACGTCGAGGCCGGGTTCACCGAGGTCGCCCTGGTGCAGATCGGCGGGGACTCCCAGCCGGCGTACCTGGACTGGTCGGAGAAGACCCTCCTGCCCGCGCTGCGCAACGCCTTCGCCTGA